The Anabaena sp. WA102 genome contains a region encoding:
- a CDS encoding serine/threonine-protein kinase — protein MQIYCSQQHINNGGHRFCTQCGEALPLTVGQVIDNRYEIARILGQGGFGRSYLAIDRQKSRKTCVLKEFAPNVVKPQELQKAKELFEREASVLKKIQHPQIPRFHASFSAKIGTKDFFFLVQDYIEGDNYDQLFEQRRGQGQSFSEEEVINLLHNVLPVLTYIHSLDIVHRDISPDNLILRQSDNLPVLIDFGGVKQLPASQGFWRTQLAVNATLLGKKGYAPEEQLLQGKVYKNSDFYALGVTALVLMTGKEPHLLYDSFNGVWLWGKEIKVSPKLETVLKKMLAYKPSDRYQKAEQVIKDLPLPSTSSTPQIMQTSNNNPNPYITKLKTQVVAPGIKRVRSIHGGVHNQTSLFVQKIPMPKWLRPFMVSFIMTTVMLSTGAGMFALGNFAVKGITSIKVPQVELPKIPSKHDSKDEKNQTNRTIQQVFSRLQQLEISPAFFTNTVNEVFYAEKPELNNRKLTQNPEDAALRSQWNAIANKLLNNLEKANLSEPARKKIGSYSQQDSQRWEQLAKAGKLGNYKSFQDLRADTYQTFDPLFPGQERGKLNQKTFLQIWYAIASDKVENK, from the coding sequence ATGCAAATATATTGCAGTCAACAACACATAAATAATGGCGGTCATCGTTTTTGTACCCAGTGCGGTGAAGCATTACCTTTGACGGTGGGACAAGTTATTGATAATCGTTATGAAATTGCGCGGATATTAGGACAAGGTGGTTTTGGCCGCAGTTATTTAGCGATTGATCGGCAAAAATCTCGAAAAACTTGCGTTTTAAAGGAATTTGCCCCCAATGTTGTTAAACCCCAGGAGTTACAAAAGGCTAAGGAACTGTTTGAACGGGAAGCAAGTGTCCTCAAAAAAATCCAACATCCCCAAATTCCCCGGTTTCATGCTTCTTTTTCCGCCAAAATTGGGACTAAGGATTTTTTCTTTTTGGTGCAAGATTATATTGAGGGTGATAATTATGACCAATTATTTGAACAGCGTCGGGGTCAAGGACAGTCTTTTAGTGAGGAGGAGGTAATTAATTTACTACATAATGTTCTGCCTGTGCTAACTTATATTCATTCTTTAGATATAGTTCACCGCGATATTTCCCCGGATAATTTGATTTTGCGCCAAAGTGATAATTTGCCCGTATTGATTGATTTTGGAGGGGTTAAACAGTTACCAGCTTCTCAGGGTTTTTGGCGGACACAATTGGCTGTCAATGCGACTTTGTTAGGTAAGAAGGGATACGCACCAGAGGAACAGTTACTTCAGGGAAAAGTTTATAAGAACAGTGACTTTTATGCGTTAGGGGTGACGGCTTTGGTATTAATGACGGGGAAAGAACCACATTTACTTTATGATAGCTTTAATGGGGTTTGGCTTTGGGGTAAGGAAATTAAGGTTAGTCCCAAATTAGAGACTGTCTTAAAAAAGATGTTGGCATATAAGCCGAGCGATCGCTATCAAAAAGCCGAACAAGTTATTAAAGATTTACCTTTACCATCTACCTCATCTACACCACAGATTATGCAAACTTCTAACAATAATCCCAATCCCTATATTACTAAGTTGAAAACACAGGTGGTAGCACCAGGAATAAAGCGGGTTCGCAGTATTCATGGTGGTGTCCACAATCAGACAAGTTTGTTTGTTCAGAAAATACCCATGCCAAAATGGTTGCGTCCTTTTATGGTTAGCTTTATTATGACTACGGTAATGTTGTCAACAGGTGCGGGTATGTTTGCTTTAGGAAATTTTGCAGTTAAGGGAATAACCTCAATTAAAGTTCCGCAAGTTGAACTTCCCAAAATCCCATCTAAGCATGATTCTAAAGATGAAAAAAATCAAACTAATCGCACTATTCAACAGGTGTTTAGTCGTCTACAACAGTTAGAAATTTCTCCGGCATTTTTTACTAATACCGTTAATGAAGTTTTTTATGCCGAAAAACCAGAATTAAACAACCGCAAGTTAACTCAAAACCCCGAAGACGCAGCTTTGAGATCACAATGGAATGCGATCGCTAATAAGTTATTAAATAATCTAGAAAAGGCTAATTTAAGTGAACCTGCTAGAAAGAAAATAGGTAGTTATAGTCAACAGGATTCCCAACGCTGGGAACAGTTAGCCAAAGCGGGAAAATTAGGTAATTATAAATCTTTTCAGGATTTACGTGCAGATACATATCAGACCTTTGACCCGTTGTTTCCTGGTCAGGAACGCGGGAAACTAAATCAAAAAACTTTTCTGCAAATCTGGTATGCGATCGCATCTGATAAAGTAGAAAATAAGTAA